A genome region from Pseudoroseomonas cervicalis includes the following:
- a CDS encoding TetR/AcrR family transcriptional regulator: protein MDNATRSERTRSAVIQAALAIIARDGPGRLTLDAIARECGISKGALTHQFRSKAAVLKALLEHQTAQFEAFARDYAEAHAEQAQPRLAAQIATMREALSGPSSVAFALFGALAEEPALLAPMRALSATKLEVLRGEAADADLATLRWLAARGLLFGALLGVCPLSEAERDRLFEQLLEERRWAAPPAARPASRAG from the coding sequence ATGGACAATGCCACACGCTCCGAGCGCACGCGCAGCGCCGTCATCCAGGCGGCGCTGGCGATCATCGCCCGCGACGGGCCGGGGCGGCTGACGCTGGACGCCATCGCCCGCGAATGCGGCATCAGCAAGGGCGCGCTGACCCATCAGTTCCGCAGCAAGGCGGCGGTGCTGAAGGCGCTGCTGGAGCACCAGACGGCGCAGTTCGAGGCCTTCGCCCGCGACTATGCCGAGGCGCATGCCGAGCAGGCGCAGCCGCGCCTGGCGGCGCAGATCGCCACCATGCGCGAGGCGCTGTCCGGCCCCTCCAGCGTCGCCTTCGCCCTGTTCGGCGCGCTGGCCGAGGAGCCGGCCCTGCTGGCGCCGATGCGCGCGCTGTCCGCCACCAAGCTGGAGGTGCTGCGCGGTGAGGCGGCGGATGCCGATCTGGCGACGCTGCGCTGGCTGGCGGCGCGCGGCCTGCTGTTCGGCGCCCTGCTCGGGGTCTGCCCGCTCTCCGAGGCGGAGCGCGACCGGCTGTTCGAACAGCTGCTGGAGGAACGCCGCTGGGCCGCGCCGCCGGCGGCCAGGCCGGCCTCGCGCGCCGGCTGA
- a CDS encoding VOC family protein, giving the protein MTPLPGIDHPLILLRDIEAGRGFYQRLGFTMTPVGRHPWGTSTSLAVLERSALELMGLYDESLIDALPAGEFRFGRHMRDALAEREGIALVALHSRDAAADRAAMEARGARFQGSIGFRRRVRPPGGEWDEAVVSLEVSVDPELPRIGHFLAQQHRPHLLWVPDWMRHANGATHVAAVTYVAADPAPVLARLARLFGAEAVIEEPEGKAVRTGQGLFRVRRALPGGPALPPGEPAGAGIDVAVRDLDAARAVLRQNGIGFAEAAGALAIEDVAACGQVKLRLVAP; this is encoded by the coding sequence ATGACCCCCCTGCCCGGGATCGACCACCCGCTGATCCTGCTGCGCGACATCGAGGCGGGGCGCGGCTTCTACCAGCGCCTGGGCTTCACCATGACGCCGGTCGGCCGGCATCCCTGGGGCACCAGCACCAGCCTGGCCGTGCTGGAGCGCTCGGCGCTGGAGCTGATGGGCCTCTATGACGAGAGCCTGATCGACGCCCTGCCGGCCGGGGAATTCCGCTTCGGCCGGCATATGCGCGACGCCCTGGCCGAGCGCGAGGGCATCGCCCTCGTCGCCCTGCACAGCCGCGACGCGGCCGCCGACCGCGCGGCGATGGAGGCGCGCGGCGCGCGCTTCCAGGGCTCCATCGGCTTCCGCCGCCGCGTCCGCCCGCCGGGCGGGGAATGGGATGAGGCGGTGGTCTCGCTGGAGGTCAGCGTCGATCCCGAGCTGCCGCGCATCGGCCATTTCCTGGCGCAGCAGCACAGGCCGCATCTGCTCTGGGTGCCGGACTGGATGCGCCACGCCAATGGCGCGACGCATGTGGCGGCGGTGACCTATGTCGCCGCCGACCCGGCGCCGGTGCTGGCGCGGCTGGCAAGGCTGTTCGGGGCGGAGGCGGTGATCGAGGAGCCGGAGGGCAAGGCGGTGCGCACCGGCCAGGGCCTGTTCCGGGTGCGGCGCGCGCTGCCGGGGGGCCCGGCCCTGCCGCCGGGCGAGCCCGCCGGCGCCGGCATCGATGTCGCCGTGCGCGACCTCGATGCCGCCCGCGCCGTGCTGCGGCAGAATGGCATCGGCTTCGCCGAGGCGGCGGGGGCGCTGGCCATCGAGGATGTCGCCGCCTGCGGCCAGGTGAAGCTGCGTCTGGTGGCGCCATAA
- a CDS encoding serine O-acetyltransferase, with the protein MQQSIDATWRRLSEEAAALAGREPALAVALAELPRGPAAGLAALLARLLRPAWLEPGALRPLAETLFAAQPQDVAAALADLDAITTRNFEPGGLLGSWIGGRGFHMLLAHRAAHRLWQQGRTELAMALKTEAAASLGADIHPAARFGQRLFLDHGLGLVVGETAVIEDDVSLWHGVTLGSTLTQGGADRHPKVRRGAVLGAGATLLGPIEIGAYAVVAAGSVVLADVAPRSTMAGNPATPRRSHRHPYFPADLPESAA; encoded by the coding sequence ATGCAGCAGAGCATCGACGCGACCTGGCGCCGCCTGTCGGAGGAGGCCGCCGCCCTGGCCGGGCGCGAACCCGCGCTGGCCGTCGCGCTGGCGGAGCTGCCGCGGGGGCCGGCCGCCGGCCTGGCCGCGCTGCTGGCGCGGCTGCTGCGCCCCGCCTGGCTGGAACCCGGCGCGCTACGCCCGCTGGCGGAGACGCTGTTCGCGGCGCAGCCGCAGGATGTCGCCGCCGCCCTGGCCGATCTGGACGCCATCACCACGCGCAATTTCGAGCCGGGCGGGCTGCTCGGCAGCTGGATCGGCGGGCGGGGTTTCCACATGCTGCTGGCGCATCGCGCGGCGCACCGGCTCTGGCAGCAGGGCCGCACGGAGCTCGCCATGGCGCTGAAGACCGAGGCGGCGGCCAGCCTCGGCGCCGATATCCACCCGGCGGCGCGCTTCGGGCAGCGGCTCTTCCTCGACCACGGCCTCGGGCTGGTGGTGGGGGAGACGGCGGTGATCGAGGATGATGTCAGCCTCTGGCACGGCGTCACCCTGGGCAGCACCCTGACCCAGGGCGGCGCCGACCGGCACCCGAAGGTGCGGCGCGGCGCGGTGCTGGGGGCGGGGGCGACGCTGCTGGGGCCGATCGAGATCGGCGCCTATGCGGTGGTCGCCGCCGGCAGCGTGGTGCTGGCCGATGTGGCGCCGCGCAGCACCATGGCCGGCAACCCGGCGACACCGCGCCGGAGCCACCGCCACCCCTATTTCCCCGCCGACCTGCCGGAGAGCGCCGCATGA
- a CDS encoding DUF938 domain-containing protein gives MDARYSVPAALRNRDPILAMLREALPPAGLLLEIASGSGEHALHWARHLPGWTIQPSDADPAARASIDAWAREAPPGRLRPALALDAAAAAWPIARADAVLCINMIHIAPWAATPGLLRGAARCLAPGAPLILYGPFRRAGQVLEPSNAAFDASLKQRDPAWGLRGLEEVAAEAAGAGFGPADLHPMPANNLGVVFRRLG, from the coding sequence ATGGATGCCCGCTACTCCGTCCCCGCCGCCCTGCGCAACCGCGACCCGATCCTGGCCATGCTGCGCGAGGCCCTGCCCCCCGCCGGGCTGCTGCTGGAGATCGCCAGCGGCAGCGGCGAGCACGCTCTGCACTGGGCGCGGCACCTGCCGGGCTGGACCATCCAGCCCAGCGACGCCGATCCGGCGGCGCGCGCCAGCATCGATGCCTGGGCGCGGGAGGCGCCGCCGGGCCGGCTGCGCCCGGCGCTGGCGTTGGACGCGGCGGCCGCGGCGTGGCCCATCGCCCGGGCCGATGCGGTGCTCTGCATCAACATGATCCATATCGCGCCCTGGGCGGCGACGCCCGGCCTGCTGCGCGGCGCCGCGCGTTGCCTGGCGCCGGGCGCGCCGCTGATCCTCTACGGCCCGTTCCGCCGCGCGGGCCAGGTGCTGGAGCCCAGCAATGCCGCCTTCGATGCCAGCCTGAAGCAGCGTGACCCGGCATGGGGGCTGCGCGGGCTGGAGGAGGTGGCGGCGGAGGCAGCGGGCGCCGGCTTCGGCCCGGCCGATCTCCACCCCATGCCGGCCAACAATCTGGGCGTGGTGTTCCGCCGCCTCGGCTGA
- a CDS encoding pirin family protein, with amino-acid sequence MSVEDDPAMTLPAGLEQVILPRMHDVGGFAVRRALPARGRQMIGPFIFFDQMGPGEFLSGQGLDVRPHPHIGLSTVTYLFEGAIQHRDSLGTDQSIRPGDVNWMTAGRGIVHSERTAQQDRPGGSRLAGIQSWVALPAAEEDRAPDFAHHEAATLPLWQEAGMRVRLIAGEAWGERAPVAVRSPLFYADAILPPDARLPLPDQHEERGAYVLEGEVSLAGDSFGPGRMLVFRAGDRLALRAGPQGARLLLLGGAVMDGPRHIFWNFVSASRERIEQAKADWKAGRFPLVPGDDQEFIPLPELRVRAGSGGAPPG; translated from the coding sequence ATGAGCGTCGAGGATGATCCCGCCATGACCCTGCCCGCGGGGCTGGAGCAGGTGATCCTGCCCCGCATGCACGATGTCGGCGGCTTCGCCGTGCGCCGCGCCCTGCCGGCGCGCGGGCGGCAGATGATCGGGCCCTTCATCTTCTTCGACCAGATGGGGCCGGGCGAGTTCCTCTCCGGCCAGGGGCTGGATGTGCGGCCGCATCCGCATATCGGCCTCTCCACCGTGACCTATCTGTTCGAGGGCGCCATCCAGCACCGCGACAGCCTGGGCACCGACCAGAGCATCCGCCCCGGCGATGTCAACTGGATGACCGCCGGGCGCGGCATCGTCCATTCCGAGCGCACGGCGCAGCAGGACCGGCCCGGCGGCTCGCGCCTGGCCGGCATCCAGTCCTGGGTGGCGCTGCCGGCCGCCGAGGAGGACCGGGCGCCGGATTTCGCGCATCACGAGGCTGCCACCCTGCCGCTGTGGCAGGAGGCCGGCATGCGGGTGCGGCTGATCGCCGGCGAGGCCTGGGGCGAGCGCGCGCCGGTCGCGGTGCGCAGCCCGCTCTTCTACGCCGACGCCATCCTGCCGCCCGATGCGAGGCTGCCGCTGCCCGACCAGCATGAGGAGCGCGGCGCCTATGTGCTGGAGGGCGAGGTGAGCCTCGCCGGCGACAGTTTCGGCCCCGGCCGCATGCTGGTCTTCCGCGCCGGGGACAGGCTGGCGCTGCGCGCGGGTCCGCAGGGCGCGCGGCTGCTGCTGCTGGGCGGCGCGGTGATGGACGGGCCGCGCCACATCTTCTGGAATTTCGTCTCCGCCTCGCGCGAGCGGATCGAGCAGGCCAAGGCCGATTGGAAGGCGGGGCGCTTCCCGCTGGTGCCCGGTGACGATCAGGAATTCATCCCGCTGCCGGAGCTGCGGGTGCGCGCCGGCAGCGGCGGCGCGCCGCCGGGCTGA
- a CDS encoding NADH-quinone oxidoreductase subunit F: MSHLNQVLLHPARKLGADLAAWLSVGGGEGLAAALADRAGIIPLLEQSGLRGMGGAGFPTWRKWQAVAQQGAGGKYVVCNGNEDEPGTFKDRHLLRWTPHAVIEGGLIAALAVDASHLVLYINPHEAEAVAEARRAVAQWRGHALLGAVEEALGHAVALTVVESSGRYIGGEETAVISWLEGSFPFPRRKPPFPAEQGVGGAPTLINNTETLANIPFILAQGVAWFRGLGRGEAVGTKLYSLSGDVMRPGLYELPMGTSLQELIFTHGGGMLEGRDFKAVFTGGPSNTLLTKQDLDVALDFDSVRARQSRLGTGAMIVISEGTSIVRKVAEYIAFFAAGSCGQCPPCKAGTFQLARLLDRIEGGRGTAEDLRALNSLCRILPGSGRCGLIDGAVTVVESSLQTFPQEYAVAR, encoded by the coding sequence ATGTCCCATCTCAACCAGGTCCTGCTGCATCCCGCCCGCAAGCTCGGCGCCGATCTGGCCGCCTGGCTCTCGGTGGGCGGCGGCGAGGGCCTCGCCGCGGCGCTCGCCGACCGCGCCGGCATCATCCCGCTGCTGGAGCAATCCGGGCTGCGCGGCATGGGCGGCGCCGGCTTCCCCACCTGGCGCAAATGGCAGGCCGTGGCGCAGCAGGGCGCGGGCGGCAAATATGTCGTCTGCAACGGCAATGAGGACGAGCCCGGCACCTTCAAGGACCGTCACCTGCTGCGCTGGACACCGCATGCGGTGATCGAGGGCGGGCTGATCGCGGCGCTGGCCGTCGATGCCTCCCATCTCGTGCTCTACATCAACCCGCATGAGGCGGAGGCGGTGGCCGAGGCGCGGCGCGCCGTCGCGCAATGGCGCGGCCATGCGCTGCTCGGCGCCGTCGAGGAGGCGCTGGGCCATGCGGTCGCGCTGACCGTCGTCGAATCCTCCGGCCGCTATATCGGCGGCGAGGAGACGGCGGTGATCTCCTGGCTGGAGGGCAGCTTCCCCTTCCCGCGCCGCAAGCCGCCCTTCCCGGCCGAGCAGGGGGTGGGCGGCGCGCCGACCCTGATCAACAACACCGAGACCCTGGCCAATATCCCCTTCATCCTCGCCCAGGGCGTCGCATGGTTCCGCGGCCTCGGCCGGGGCGAGGCGGTGGGCACCAAGCTCTATTCGCTGTCGGGCGATGTGATGCGCCCCGGCCTCTACGAGCTGCCGATGGGCACCAGCCTGCAGGAGCTGATCTTCACCCATGGCGGCGGCATGCTGGAGGGGCGCGACTTCAAGGCCGTGTTCACCGGCGGTCCCTCCAACACGCTGCTGACCAAGCAGGATCTCGACGTGGCGCTGGATTTCGACAGCGTGCGGGCGCGGCAATCGCGGCTCGGCACCGGCGCGATGATCGTGATCTCCGAAGGCACCAGCATCGTGCGCAAGGTGGCGGAATACATCGCCTTCTTCGCCGCCGGCTCCTGCGGGCAATGCCCGCCCTGCAAGGCCGGCACCTTCCAGCTGGCCCGACTGCTGGACCGCATCGAGGGCGGGCGCGGCACGGCGGAGGATCTGCGCGCGCTGAACAGCCTGTGCCGCATCCTGCCCGGCAGCGGCCGCTGCGGGCTGATCGATGGCGCGGTGACGGTGGTGGAAAGCTCGCTGCAGACCTTCCCGCAAGAATACGCCGTGGCGCGGTAG